The Ziziphus jujuba cultivar Dongzao chromosome 12, ASM3175591v1 sequence ACAGTGTATTTTCCAAAGGGAGCTTTTGTATAAAAGATTAAGAAtagtatttgtttatatatatatatatatgcaccttAAAACAGTATATTTTCCAAAGGGAGCTTCTGGACTTGGTAATTGTTTTATGCTTTGCGTGAGAAAGGTGCATTTGAGATTCGATTCTGGATTTATAGATATAATCTTCatcaaccacatatatatatatatatatatatatatatataattacaaagaAACGACATTTGTATAATGCGCTTATTGTCTTTTACTTTGTATATGTTGATTAATTAACTCCTTTAGTGTTTGTTAATCTGTCCAATCGGTATTTGGGCACACACTAAGTCCAACATATTgactaatatatataacaacGTGTCAAAGACACAGATGACAACTAATAAGAGTAATAAGAATAACGAtgcatgataataataataataataaaaaaaaaatagtgaagtAAATTAATATGATGGTCATATAGGTTAGAAAAGGAAGCGTCAAACATAGAAATTGGGGAATTGAAAATATTAGTAGTCTCCCCTGTAGGGGTGGGCCACTGCGTGAAGAGTGACTAGAGATCATCGATATCGACGTCGATCGTTCTAAATTAAAGGGGGAGGGAGGGGGGTGCTGGgcctgggaaaaaaaaaggaaaaaaagatggAATATTCAGGGAAAGAAATGAAAGTGAGAGTGAGGAAGCAAGAGGTGGTGGCAGCAGTGCTTCCAATACAGGAACATTGGCTGCCAATGTCAAATCTGGACTTGCTTCTGCCTCCGTTGGATGTGGGGATTTTCATGTGTTACAAGAAACCAGCGGATAATGGTTGTACATCAGCAGCAGCTGCAATGAATATGATTGGGATGTTAAAAAAGGCATTGGTCCAGGCTCTTGTATCCTTCTACGCCTTGGCTGGGGAGGTGGTCACCAACTCAACCGGTGAGCCCGAGCTTCTTTGCAACAATCGGGGTGTTGACTTTGTGGAAGCTTATGCCGACATCCAGCTGGAGCAGCTCAACCTCTATGACGCTGACACCACCATCCAAGGCAAATTTATTCCAAACAAGAAGCAGGCCGGAGTGATGGCTGTTCaggtaatttttaaattttttttattttttgggtttttaatcatgtatattaattaaaaatttgactTAGCTAGGTGACGGAGTTCCAATGCGGGGGATTGGTAGTGGCATGCACGTGGGACCATAGAGTAGCGGACGCCTACTCGGCCAACATGTTCATGGTGTCATGGGGTGAgattgctgctgctgctgctgctgctcaTGATGACAAAGTGTCACTACTCTCTGGCCTGCAGCCATGCTTCCGAAGGTCGTTGCTGAATCCTCGGCGTCCCGCTATCATCGACCCCTCCATCGACCGCTTCTTCATCCCATTAAACATGTTACCCCCACCATCTCCCCAACCCCCAACAGCTGATCGTCTCGTAAGCCGCATATACAGCGTTTCCGCGCATGAAGTGAAGCGCCTCCAGTCCGAGGCCAGCACCAACAGCTGCATGAGGAGCAAACTGGTGTCCTTCAGTGCCTTCTTGTGGAAAACCATTGCCAAATCTGCAATCACCGGCAAGCAGTGCAAGCTAGGCATTGCTGTTGATGGAAGGACCAGGCTCACGCTTTCTTCTAGTGCTTCCAGTGCCCCAATTCCAAATCCAAGTCCAAATCCAATGCCTTCTTACTTTGGAAACGTCCTGTCCGTTCCCTACGGAAGCAAACCCGCAGATGAGCTGATAGCCCAGCCCTTGTGTTGGGTTGCAGACGCCGTTCATGAATTCTTGGATATCGCAACCACCGAGGAGCATTTCTTGGGGTTGATAGACTGGGCTGAGGCCCATAGGCCTGTCACAAGCATGGCCAAGATTTACAGCAAAGGGATAGAAGATGGGCCGGCCTTTGTGGTGTCTTCCGGAGTGTCGTTTCCGTTATCGCATGTGGATTTCGGATGGGGAAAGCCTGCGTTCTGGTCCTACACTTTCCACTGGGAAGGAGATACAGGCTATGTCATGCCCATGCATAGCCCAAAAGGCAATGGTGATTGGGTGGTTTATATGCGGCTCTTGAAGGGGCAGTTGGACTTCCTTGAGAAACAGGCTTCTCATGTCCTCAGGCCCTTTACCTTTGATTTCCTTCGTTAACAACAGCATAACCAAATCCCACCTTCCAAAttattttcctctctctctctctctctctctctctctctctctctctctctctctctctctctctctcgctctctctctatttatacatatgattattattttgtgtcCCCCACTCCCATGTGCTATTATTGCCATCAACGAACCATCTGTGTTTTCAAGTCtttaagttaatttttatttttaattttatatactaCAAGTAGCAATATATTGCTATATATACTGCTACATTTATTGTGTTCCAGCTGCCTTCAGCTATACCCTTGGatataattattgttttaaataaacatcACTATTTGCTAtaccaaaatattatatttgagcTAATCCTACAGGCGTTAGATATAAAACATTCAACATTTAATGTCTTTACCAAGCCATTCGAGTATATTATTCACTCAAGAATATTGACGAAAGCTACGAGATTGAGAAACTAAGTTGGTGTTGGGCCGGGGAATAAGGTTGATATAAATCTTGGAATGTTGGATCCAAACAGTCAGTCTCTACTAAATTTTGAGCTCAATAATAGTTCTTTCACAAGTCCTTCTCAACTCTTTTCTTAAAATCTCTAAATTCATTTATCCTCTTCGTGCAATAACTTAGATTTGAATGTTTACATAATTACTAATCAAATCAGGTAAAGATTATTCATCTTTATTAGGTCTCCAAATACATACAAAAAATTTATGGATCCCACATATAAACCTCATATGCATTTTTGAGAGGGGTGAAGGACTTGTTTCTGTTGATCTCCTATCTATCAAAATTCTAGAAATATTATCACTCTAAggaggtgtattcaatttagaatttgaaagattttaaaattttttaaaaatttagaggtattcaatatagattttaaaggagtgcATACaagtttaataatattcaatttatattttgatggattttataaaagtccattaaaatctgatagtattcaaaaaatcattgatttaaaaatactttaaaaaataatggatttgaaaggattttaacagtgaaattgtgaagaaaattatcaatatgaaaatccaaccttaaatttaaagatttcgttagattcttataaaatctttatggagtctATAGAATTACATAACAattcatcaaatcctttaaagtctatagctcattttaaatttattaaactctaaattaaatacattccCTAAGAGTAGAGATCCTGAGTTCTAAACATCACGCCTCaagattatataaaaatagaaataaaaaaaaaagaaagtctatTTGCATAAAAAGATCTTGCATTTTATGCTCTATAATATCAAATTGTTGAATTAGCATCAACAATACCCTCTAAAACTTGTAAGCAGTTCACCACTAGTTTAAAACTTTCACATCATGACTTTTTAgttgttaaattatataaatagaaataaaatttcattctaaTTATATTACATTCTTACTTAGGGGGAGGGATCGAATCTCCCcacataaaatatacaaaattttaataattaaaaaatcatgGTATGAAGGTTTTGAACAAATATTGCATCGTTTACAAACTTTAAAAGGATGTTACCTATAATTTAATACTACAAAAgacaacaaacaaaaatattgaaactacAAAAGACATTAATGCCAAGAACccaaaactctctttataactTATGTGAAGAATTTTTCCTAATTCGCATCCACGATACTTTTTACCATTTAGGAAAGCGAGAAATGTATTGTGCTTCCAATATCAATCAATGAAAATGGTTCTCAATTTTCTATCCAAGAATAAAAATAGTTCTCAAATGATATATCTACATAttgtatataaaaatgtaatatagtggtgacaaataataaaattcactgtatttacatataaaaattttaattttaaatcaatattatcATTTGTAATGAATCTTCAATCATGATTAGGAATAGATCTCACTTCATTTTAAaacatagtttttttaattagtttattatatatatttatcattgtttttaAATGAGGTGGCATTTTGTTGAtggagataaaaaaataaaataaaaaatggatccATTTGTAACATCTATCACCTAAACATGATAGTTaccataaaaataaactttctattacataatttggaaaattaatctcaaaaaaataattgtaaatatgtGCTGCTTTTTGgttcatttataattttgattcaaGAGAGTTGAATTCATAAGGGTAGTTAGATTTCAGAACTACTACGACCGATGCAATAGCCATAGAACATATATGAGTTTAATTTCTTAAGCGGTGCAGGTGTTTGGATTTCACCTACTTTCGGATGTTCTGATTTGTAtgatatgtataataaataatctttgaatgtaataaatattaaaataaaacagaatTAGTTATTTATCAAAGTGCAGTTAGGTGAGTGCCAAACCcgataagaatatatatatatatatatatacacacacaaagtGGGGCCCCATTAAGTATGCCTTTAAGatgcaaaatttaaagattAGTAGGTTGGGTGGATGTTTGCTTTAGATTTAGTTTCTCCATGTGGATGAccctaattttattaattttaaaacataattttatttcGTAAAAGCAATGTGATTTCACTTCACCTAACAGACCGAAATGCTAAAACACAATCCTCTCTatgaaaaaaaggaggaaatccAAAGTGCTTTCTTTTTGCTCAGTCACTACGATTTTGCAGATATAGGCAATATCACCCACCTTTTGTTAGGGGATAATTGTCCAATTACGAACAGTTACATATATTTATCGCCTAATTATACAGAACTGCATAAATATTGTTTGTCATCCGTAGTTGAGGAAGTGGCCTAGCTCgatatagcatatatatatatatatatatatatatatttatatatatatataattttactataaaaagTATGACATTGTACGCACTCATTATATGTAATCTGGTATGCACTCGTTTAATACCATATGCTAACATGCATTTTCTACACATTTTATACCAAagctataataataatacgtTGAGAATATATTAACACACACACATTCAATTGATACCAAagctatagatatatataataataatatgttggGAATATATGAACGCACACATGCACACAATATTCCAAGAGTCGTTACACAGACTAAAAGGTTGATTGCttatcacacacacacatatgttaTTCCATGAGTCATTACACAGACTAAAGGATTGATtaattatctaaaataaaatgcatactttttgtaacaccccgtcccaaatcgcaccggaatctgtgcacgttgaccgaggttgaccgttgaccgagtgggtcaaaagttgactttttgctccagttggaatttcgagttgaccagggtaccgtggcgaagtgcatgacgccctgagttcgtagactagtagcacgtcggaaacggagctacggtttgaaagttatgggcaaaacaagttgaagtgcaaactgtccagaaggtgccgggagttgactttttcttgagatgtaattttgagttgactcttgtatggttgtaaagtactcgtcgatacgagttcatagactagcggcacgcttaaatcggacatttggttaacaagttatggacgtttgaaaattcaccgggtaccgtattattttaatatatctggcttaagtgcacagtaacgccacgtgtcagcttctgattggtccacgtggcatgaacagtgtcacgcagggaattttgtggtaagtccatcccttaagggaggttctgccggattttccacaggagggtccggtagggtttccctgggatcagggcttgtctagggttccggtggggaactttggacgggtcctgacagttggtatcagagcataggttcttgtaatcctaaaggactgtgcattgctgtacagcccatccataaattcttccttttgtaatcgtgcttaagtgtccctgtttctaaacttttgtttgtttcctcagaatctactacgatgagtcggcgggacacacgtagaactcgggaacgctcggctgagagttccgggagtcgatcaagccttagaaatctggtctctcagctaactagagccttaggaggttcaagctccagtaaccgatccgtggatcaggctcgacgtttaggagccgtggagttcgatggaagccaaggcccagctgcagccttgaagtggctatccagcatggagaaaatcttggaagaggggatgcagtgccccgatgaggatatggtgaggatttctgggttcatgttagagggagacgcccgaaagtggtggcaaatggagaagactcgtgggaccagttcaagattgccttctctacggAGTTTTgccctcctgcctaccgtgaggcaagaaggaggGAATTCGAGGGGCTGAGACAGGGGAATATGatggtgacagagtacgagaggaggttccgggagctgtcagagttttgcatgcacctgattcccgacgatcacgcgaagaaggtgaggttcatagacgggttgaacgagagcatcggctacaccctttctgggtcagtacacgccacttatcagtccgccaggtatgcagcgctcgagctagagagacaggcggagatacgCAGACCCACTAGACGCAAATCGTtggaaggttcgtatagcggggtacctcgacagggggcagctaagaagagccatagttcaggctcagacagtgatgggttcagccctcgaggtagatttcagaggagaggcggctatcgtatgccccaaccagttcatatcagcactctgggtttagccccaagccattctgcagacgttgcaatagagcacaccatgggatttgccagtatgagggtgtgtgctttcagtgtggacaggcgggacatattaagagaaattgtccttatggagaggcgggagtgttaggggcgagcccaccatcacatcaggccagtggatcgcggggtcagagttcctgagggagttatgcagtaggaggttcatcg is a genomic window containing:
- the LOC107428093 gene encoding coniferyl alcohol acyltransferase; this encodes MEYSGKEMKVRVRKQEVVAAVLPIQEHWLPMSNLDLLLPPLDVGIFMCYKKPADNGCTSAAAAMNMIGMLKKALVQALVSFYALAGEVVTNSTGEPELLCNNRGVDFVEAYADIQLEQLNLYDADTTIQGKFIPNKKQAGVMAVQVTEFQCGGLVVACTWDHRVADAYSANMFMVSWGEIAAAAAAAHDDKVSLLSGLQPCFRRSLLNPRRPAIIDPSIDRFFIPLNMLPPPSPQPPTADRLVSRIYSVSAHEVKRLQSEASTNSCMRSKLVSFSAFLWKTIAKSAITGKQCKLGIAVDGRTRLTLSSSASSAPIPNPSPNPMPSYFGNVLSVPYGSKPADELIAQPLCWVADAVHEFLDIATTEEHFLGLIDWAEAHRPVTSMAKIYSKGIEDGPAFVVSSGVSFPLSHVDFGWGKPAFWSYTFHWEGDTGYVMPMHSPKGNGDWVVYMRLLKGQLDFLEKQASHVLRPFTFDFLR